The sequence GTCCACTGGAGCAGAGACTGAACACCCCATGAATGGATTCTTTAGAAAGTATTACGGTCCCTTCCTTATGCACGCCTGGACCAAGGTGCTTGTGGTAGTCCTTTATCTCATGTACTTGGGTAGTAGTATTTTTGCCTGCACTCAAGTCCAAGAAGGTATAGATCTTCGAAATCTAGCTAGTGACAATTCTTATGTCATCCAGTATTATGAATGGGAAAAGGAATATTTTTCAGAATATGGTCCAAGGGTTATGGTGGTTGTTACTGAAAGCAAAGCTTATTGGGATTCATCTGTCCGTGCAGATGTTGAAAACTGTATGAATGCACTAGAAAGCTCATCCTACGTCAACAAGAATTTATCAGTGTCCTGGTTGAGAACTTACCAAGATGTCGCTAAACGTATGTCTTTCAATATAGATGACCATAGGCTTTTCATTGACAATTTAGCCACCCTTTTTGGGATTAATCCAGACTTCAAGTGGGATGTTTATGTTATTGCTACAGAAATAATAGCATCACGTTTTTTCATACAGACAGTCAATGTTACTACTGCAGTGGATGAGAGGAGTCTTTTAAATGAGCTGAGAGGTCTTGCTAAGGACTGCAAGGTACCATTAATGGTTTATCATCCAGCTTTTATTTACTTTGATCAATATCTTGTGATCGTTCAGAACACAGTTCAAAATGTTGTGATTGCTGCTGGAGCCATGCTACTCATTTCCTTACTACTCATTCCCAATCCTCTTTGTTCTTTGTGGGTAACCTTTGCTATTGCCTCTGTTATTGTCGGTGTAGCTGGTTTCATGTCCTTCTGGAATGTGAATCTTGATTCCATATCCATGATCAACCTTGTTATCTGCATTGGGTTTTCAGTAGACTTCTCTGCTCATATTTCTTATGCTTTTGTTGCCAGTGAGAAACACAAAGTGAATGACAAGGCTGTGGATGCTTTGTACCACCTTGGCTACCCTGTTACACAGGGAGCTATTTCCACTATCTTGGGAGTTATTGTACTCTCCATGGCATCCTCTTACATCTTCAGAACCTTTTTTAAGATCATGTTTCTGGTGATCTTGTTTGGGGCTGTTCACGGTCTCATTTTTATTCCTGTGTTCCTAACTTTCTTCGGCTTTTGTAGTAAAATGCCAAATAGACAGCTTCCAGTCAGTGCCCAGAGCTCCAGTGCTGGAGGAGTTCCTCTCTAAGATACAAATACTGTATTATGAAACCGCTTAATGTAAACATGACAATATTACAATGAGAGCAGTTTGATAATGGAACTAATTACCTAGCGGACAGGAGTGGGCTCttcctggtgagcatttaaggtccccatccTTACTTTGCGggctgccatctgattggattttactTTGATTCTGACTTGATTTTAGGAgctaagatgtattttaattgattgcttgattttatggtaatatgtcatatatttgatgttagccactctgagcccggttttggctggggagggcagggtataaataaaaatttttattattattcctcggTGTTATCTCTCCCACCACTTGCGGGCCAACTTTGGAAAGTGAGCAGGACCACTGACATCATGTTTACATCAGGTGGCCCTTTTGCCCACATGGGTCTTACAGAGCACTTTTCATAGGGCTTCGTAAGACCCAATGATTAGCTGATTGTCAGGTGTTGCAAAGCCCTGAACACAGCAGTTTGCTTAGGATATTTCAGGCACCAACATTCCACTGATTGGCAGCGCCTCAAAACCCCTTTCAGTTGAGCCACGTTTCAAACCTGCCTGGAAATACCACCCATTGAAGTGGGTACCCCTCCTTATCCCAGATCTGTAGGGGCCTATTAAGGTAGTATCTCTTACATTCTCTGTGATGCTGTGATATAAGCACCCAAAATATACAATATATCAAGTTTTGCTTGtgtcatattttcttttctttttttaaatttttttaatgtatttttttaaagatttcttggtttacaaaaatatgtgcactGTCTCTTTTTTCGAGTTACCTTTTCTACAGGTCAATTTCATTtgctgagacattagtgttacattaggaagaaaaggggagaagaggtggagggggccatggtgggtggggatgtttctattttacttaatgcatgtgtggggttttgtgtcagcattgtTTGTGCAGGTTCTatccacttgtgttcctttggtggtgagagaagttggggtttgcctagggtgtggttgcttgtttgtgattggctgttcATGTGTGAGTTGGGAGGGTGTTTTTGAATGTTGCGGCtggggtggaggagggagagtTTGGTTGTGTTCTCCAAGCATATTGTGTCTACCTTCTGTCTCATCATCTAAAAATCTGATTCTAACCTTTGTAGCATCTTTGAAAATGGTCCTTGTCCCATTTTGTTGCCGTTATGGTGTCTTCTTGGCCTCTTCTGAATTCCTgtcttgtgtacacacacaatttTTCTGTGGTTTGAATTTGAATTCAGTCAATTGACATGATGTGGAGGCTTGATTTTCAATAACAGCTGGTTAAAACAGCTGCTGCTGGACCTCCCTCTCTTATCTTTCAAGTAAGGAAAGTACATACAGTAGCTCCATAATTCCGAATACAGAATTCCCCCACAATACATGTGCCCTGAAGTTATTTTTGATTTCCACACATCCACAAGCATTGCTGTTCCTGTTCCTAGGCCAATACAAATATTAGAACCACACAAGAGTTTATTAATACAAATTAGGATATGTTTTGCATAAAGACCCCATTATAAATCTTCATTCAAATTAATTATCTGTACTAAAGTTACgatcaatacattttccatataaTTCATATTCCACCTAGCaaataacagtaaaaaaaaaataaaaatcaattgtACTTAAATAATTGAATGCTAGAAATTGAAGGCTGCAATCATAGGCACACCTCCAGAGCAACACTCTACATGCCTACTTAGAAATAAACACCATTTTTTTTCCAACTGAGCTTCATGCCAGGTAGGTCTGTGTTGGCCTGCGGTGTTACATACAGATACGTCTAACTGTTTTGCACAATCAGAAATTCGTAGCTAAACAGAAATTCTGTATTGTGCACCGAACTGAAAAGACATTGGACTTGCTCCATTTGTCATATGCATTTATATCTTCTACCACAAGCCACCTACTGTCCCTGCGTCTTACCCGTCAGACTGTGGTGATAGGCATGGCCAGAACGTGTCCTGTATAGAGGTTTCCATTTTGGGGACTAGTAGTACCGTGGCGATCAAGGGGTTTTGAGGTTTtgaactgcaaaaaacaaaccttGAACACTAAGCCATTACTGATAATTAATTTAGTATAATGCCTGGAAATGCATTTCTACAACCAGCTTCCAACATCAGTACCTTCAGCTCCATGAGAATCGGTTGTGTCAGAATTTTCTTTCAAGTATAAGATTAAAGTTGACACAGTGGACTGAGGATCAAGTAGTTTCGTGAGAGGTATTTCCACTCTCCTTTCCGTAAAGATACGATTCTGTAGAGTAAAGGCTAATGTAGAGTCTACACCCAATGATGAAAGTGGCGTATGCATTGAAAGATCAACAGGGATTGTTTTAGCCAGGCTTTTCAAAAGTGTGATTGCATAATCTACAGGCTCATTTAGAGAGTAGTTTTTGAATCCAGCTTCACCAGCAAGCTCAGGATTACTACCTGTCTCTTCAGAAACAAGTTCATAAAAACGACTCTTCAATGACAAATTTTGAGATAAAACATGATCAGCTAAAGTTTGAAAATTCAATTTTAACACAGCTTGCTGAGGTTGATCCAGAATTAAGCTTCTTTTTAGATATTCATGAATCTCGTTCACTTGCAGATCCTCTATTCCTTTCGTTTGTAACCTATAATTTTGATAGTGTTGTTGATCTTGCAAGGCTCCGAGATTTAAAGCACCCCAGTTAATGGACTGCGCTGGAAGGCCACTGTTTCTCCTGTAATGACAGAAGAGATCCAGGAAGGAATTGGCAGCTGCGTAGTTGGACTGTGTTGCGTTTCCAAGAAACGATGAAATAGAAGAATAACATACAAAGTGGTCAAGCTCCCTGCCTTGCGTGGCACGATGAAGATTGATTACCCCTGCTACCTTTGGATTTAAAACTTCCTCAAAGTTTGACACGTTGAGGGTTTCAAGGAGCCCATCATGTAAAGCCATAGCACTGTGGAATACACCTTTAACAGGAGAGTTTGGGAAAAATTTACTGATCGACTTGATAGCTTTCTCAACCTCTGAACTGCAAACAATGTTAGACTGCAAGTTGACTATTCTGCTCCCTTCACAGTGATCCTGGAgagcatttatttctttttgctcCTCAGTGCTTGGATTCCTCTGTGAAAGCAGCACAATGCACCTGCCTCCATTCTGAGCTACAAATTTTACAGTTTCTAAGCCAAGCCTAGTGAATTCATCTGCGACTATATAAACTGCATTCTGCTTAAACATTCTCCTGTCTGTTTCAGTCTCGGGTATATCTGATATCTTGCTGTCTTCCCCATCACTTTTTAGTACTGCAACTGGGACATTCTTGCAGTTGAAATAGGATGCGGCAACCTCAGGCCTCAGATCCTTTCCTGCTTGCTGAAAAATGAAATATGCGATATCTTTTAATTGTTTCATATTCAATGACTTCAGCCAACAATACATCTCCTTCTGAGATCGTATCAGATATGCTTTCTGGAAAATGCGGATAAGACTGACAGTGTGAATATGGATATTTTCATGATCACTCCCAGCCAGATACCTCAAACATTCTGGTTGTTCATTGCCATAAACCAGTACAACATCTCGGAGATGGAAAAGACAGCTTAGGCCCTCTTTAAATAGTCCGTTTAGTGGAGGTAGAAAAATAAGGGCATTGCACTGATTAACACGTTGCCATAGACCAGTTGTATGGTTTGTAACTATTATTTTCCAACCTAATTCCTGAGCTGAAAAAGTAAGCACTTTGCACAAAACTGACTCGGGCTCAGTGCAAACAATACCTAATATTTCATTATGCTTTGGCACTGGCAGCATTTGATGAAAAATCTCCCTTGCTACCCAGAAGAACGAAGTGCATGGTATATTTCTGAAACATGGAAATTTTTGAGTGCTGAAACAAACTGTTTCTGGAATATTAATTCTTGACGCTGCAGAAACCGGATAACATGAAGCAATATGATCTCCCACTTTTACCTTTTTCACCTCACTGCCTGTTGCTGTTACAGTGCCAGTAAAGTCTAGAGCTAATAGCTTGTGTTTATCTATAGTATCTGAATTCCAATACAACGTTTTCCCAAACTTGCAGCTGGACACGCTAACAGGGAAATAGTCTTCTGAGTGGATGCTTATTTTTTCAAGTTGAACTTCAACACTGTGGTTGCCAAGTTGAGTACGTGAGTTGGCAACTTTAACTGACAGATCATTCATACAGTATGGATCTCCTGTATACAAAATGCAGAAGTCTGAGTTCTGAAGTGGGTGGGAAGGTGTATTGAAGGCTGTGGGTTCAATCTGTGTGCGCCTAATTTCAGAACTATAAATTCGTCCCTCATCAATCCAGACTTCTGGATAATCCTGTGCTTTATATTTTACTAAAACATCAGCTAAGGCCGAGATATCTATTGCATTTGTAGAGCTGATGTCAATAATCTGAAACGTTATTTCCGGGACTTCAACCATACATGTTCGAGCCATGCCGTACAAACCAAAGCCAGTGTTTATATGGTCTACTTTCCTTTCTGATGTCCTGTAAGTGATTACTGTAATGGAGCAATGGGACTTCTTCTCCTTTAATGCAGTAACAACTTGGCGAAATGCCTCACAGCATCTTACTGAATGTTTCACCACTTTCTCCGGCAAATTTTCGTTCAGTTTTTGGATGCCCCACATAAACAGAACATCATCATATCCCTGCAGTTCCATATTAATCTTACTTTGTGCATAGGTATCTGTTCTCTTAGCTGCCAACAATTTCTCCCATTCCTGATACGCAACAAATCTAGACTCGCTATGTAAGTAATTCTTGAGCTGCTGCGATATTCCAAATTTGTCAGCAAACACCACAACTCGAGGTGCTTTGGGCAGATTATGCATTGCTTGATCAGAAGTTATTTCCTTCCACTGATTTTCAAACAacaattcattttctttcctggGAATTTCCTGTACCAAATTAATTCGAACACATCTCAGTTCTACCAGAACGGAGCCTTGTTTATCTGTGAAGCATCCACAAAACTCTAAGAAATTGTCAGTGGACttggttgtttttaaatatataatcatTTCCTCTTCCAATGAGCGAGCAACTGCAAGACTACTTATACCAGAAGGTAAAACTACTTTGTTATTGGAAGTAACTGCAGCCAGAATACCTACCATTTGCAGAAAACAATCTAAAAGGACTGGATGGATATAATACTCGTACATTTCTTCTACTGTTTGTCTCTTCACTGTAACAGTTCTCACAGCTTCTTTCAAGTCTTCACAATAAAATACATTACTTAGCTGCCTGAAAGTAGCATCATAGTTGGATCCAGACTGAGCCAATGTTTCATAAACCTCATCTTCGCTAACAACAGATCTACACCTCTGAAAAATGTCTTTTAAAGAAATCTTCTTTTCTTCAATTGATGTTTCAGGGTTCTTTCTGACTTGTCCCGAAGCATAAACTGTATTAGCTGAACCTGATTGTATTCTGAACTTTGACACTGTTTGTTGTGGCTCAACCTTTATCTTCAAAGCATGGAgattttcatttaaaacacatggtgcAGGGAAAAATATATTCATTTGACAATAACTTAGGGGTACTTTTGGCCTTGAGCTCGTCATCACGGCTGCCAGAGCAAGTTCCACCAAAACAGCTACAGGAATTAATGCAGCACAGTAGTTCTTGTGCTCATATAAATGTGGTTTCAGAGCCTCAGAGATAGAACAAATGAATTCTGAGTTATCCTTATTTGTACTGCAAATTAAAGAATGGCTTGAGCTTACAGCTCTGCTGTTTGCTTTCTGATGCAGCATGAGTTTCTGATGATCAAAGTGATACCTGGGATAAGCTGATGGTACACTTTGATAACCTTCATAAAAATGCTGCCAATTCACATTCAATCCCAATTCAAAAAGATCTTTCACTAGATTAAGAAGAGTCACATATTCCCTATCCGTTTGCAAAGAATTAAAAACTCTGGTTTGCGTCCCTAATGTCTCAACGATGTATCTCTGCAAAGCTCTTTGAGGACCTATTTCCACAAATGCAACGTTGTCCTTGCCTTTTACTGATGTCATTATGGCCTCTGCAAAAGAAACAGGATCCCGAACCTGTCTGGCCCAGTAGGTGCCTGTAACAAAATCACCATCTGAAATGGCCTTCCCTGTTGCTGTCGAAATTAGCTCAA is a genomic window of Podarcis muralis chromosome 12, rPodMur119.hap1.1, whole genome shotgun sequence containing:
- the LOC144329303 gene encoding mycocerosic acid synthase-like polyketide synthase; translated protein: MACENEIAIVGIGCNFPGGEGIDSFWKVLENGRNCTTEIPPERFNIREWYDPGDHKPGKIRTTRAALLDELNAFDNKLFGISNEEAERMDPQQKLLMECTYRALEDAGVTPENISGTKTGVFVGLMNRDYESITSRAVAEINHYDATGAAMSTAAHRISYSFNLTGPSIAIDTACSSFLSALDLGYKAIKQGDCESAICGGINCIIEPWKFVSLSKANLLSPDGISKPFSKHAGGYGRGEGCGVLLLKPLVKAQEEFNKIWGIISITAINQNGSSVAPGMRSSQAAQEKLLLNIYPTYIDPSAVQYIETNGLGIPNEDATEAESLGNVIGRKRPPDLPPLKIGSVKGNIGHTESAAGAAGLIKVLLMMHHGKIVPSLHFSESTSSINTGKLNLSIPTTVEKWEEPGEYGRVAGINCFGFGGTNAHVVVRQFKQTQVISPVRRPVELFVISAALRSSLKRAIEDTARYLNTSESATLPNLAYTSACRRSHINYKYRKAFVASSLQHLQQQLNSTEMETVSRKKPAELIFVFSGNGLHFKGICRILLKSEPVFRDKCIEIKQLFQQLSPTGILNLTESGHNDLPRPEVAQPLLFTLQVALVTLLQHWGVKPIAAVGHSVGEVAAAHCAGLISLEDAVKVIYHRSRLQAKVTGGRMLVVDNIPVAEVSAALGAYSGKVCVAAFNSPLSCTLSGDEASIHAIHKDLAEHFSKRNIFLHTLDGPAAYHSHMIEPVLTELSESLSELKKGKPEIELISTATGKAISDGDFVTGTYWARQVRDPVSFAEAIMTSVKGKDNVAFVEIGPQRALQRYIVETLGTQTRVFNSLQTDREYVTLLNLVKDLFELGLNVNWQHFYEGYQSVPSAYPRYHFDHQKLMLHQKANSRAVSSSHSLICSTNKDNSEFICSISEALKPHLYEHKNYCAALIPVAVLVELALAAVMTSSRPKVPLSYCQMNIFFPAPCVLNENLHALKIKVEPQQTVSKFRIQSGSANTVYASGQVRKNPETSIEEKKISLKDIFQRCRSVVSEDEVYETLAQSGSNYDATFRQLSNVFYCEDLKEAVRTVTVKRQTVEEMYEYYIHPVLLDCFLQMVGILAAVTSNNKVVLPSGISSLAVARSLEEEMIIYLKTTKSTDNFLEFCGCFTDKQGSVLVELRCVRINLVQEIPRKENELLFENQWKEITSDQAMHNLPKAPRVVVFADKFGISQQLKNYLHSESRFVAYQEWEKLLAAKRTDTYAQSKINMELQGYDDVLFMWGIQKLNENLPEKVVKHSVRCCEAFRQVVTALKEKKSHCSITVITYRTSERKVDHINTGFGLYGMARTCMVEVPEITFQIIDISSTNAIDISALADVLVKYKAQDYPEVWIDEGRIYSSEIRRTQIEPTAFNTPSHPLQNSDFCILYTGDPYCMNDLSVKVANSRTQLGNHSVEVQLEKISIHSEDYFPVSVSSCKFGKTLYWNSDTIDKHKLLALDFTGTVTATGSEVKKVKVGDHIASCYPVSAASRINIPETVCFSTQKFPCFRNIPCTSFFWVAREIFHQMLPVPKHNEILGIVCTEPESVLCKVLTFSAQELGWKIIVTNHTTGLWQRVNQCNALIFLPPLNGLFKEGLSCLFHLRDVVLVYGNEQPECLRYLAGSDHENIHIHTVSLIRIFQKAYLIRSQKEMYCWLKSLNMKQLKDIAYFIFQQAGKDLRPEVAASYFNCKNVPVAVLKSDGEDSKISDIPETETDRRMFKQNAVYIVADEFTRLGLETVKFVAQNGGRCIVLLSQRNPSTEEQKEINALQDHCEGSRIVNLQSNIVCSSEVEKAIKSISKFFPNSPVKGVFHSAMALHDGLLETLNVSNFEEVLNPKVAGVINLHRATQGRELDHFVCYSSISSFLGNATQSNYAAANSFLDLFCHYRRNSGLPAQSINWGALNLGALQDQQHYQNYRLQTKGIEDLQVNEIHEYLKRSLILDQPQQAVLKLNFQTLADHVLSQNLSLKSRFYELVSEETGSNPELAGEAGFKNYSLNEPVDYAITLLKSLAKTIPVDLSMHTPLSSLGVDSTLAFTLQNRIFTERRVEIPLTKLLDPQSTVSTLILYLKENSDTTDSHGAEGTDVGSWL